The region GCAGCGAGAACGCCACCGTCACCCTCTGTCACACCGGCACGCTGGATCTCGCCAAGCACACCCGTAACGCCGACATCGTGATCGTGGCGGCCGGCGTACCGGGGTTGCTCACCGCCGACATGGTCCGGCCCGGCGCCACCGTGGTCGACGTCGGCATCACCCGCGTGATCGGCCCGGACGGCAAGGGCCGTTACACCGGCGACATCGCCGCCGAGGTCGCCGAGGTGGCCGGCGCGATGGTGCCGATGCCCGGCGGAGTCGGACCGATGACCCGGGCCATGCTGCTCACCAACGTGGTCGAACGGGCTGAACTCGGCTGACCGGGGTACCCGGACAGCGGACCGCCGTGGACGTCGGTGGACCGGTCGGGCGGGTCCCGGCCGGATCGGTCAGCCGGGGACGATCAGGCAAATCAGCCCCTGGCCGGACCGGTGGTCCGTTGGCTGATACGGTCCGGAAAAGAACCCGTCGGTAACAGAGAGTGGGACGACCATGGGCAAAAAGGTCACCGTCGTCGGCGCCGGTTTCTACGGCTCGACGACCGCACAGCGCCTGGCGGAGTACGACGTCTTCGACACGGTCGTGATCACCGACATCATCGAAGGAAAGCCCGAGGGGCTGGCGCTGGACATCAACCAGTCGCGGCCGATCGAGGGCTTCGAGACCAAGGTGGTCGGCCAGACCACCGGCCCGAACGGCGAGGGCTACGAGGCCATCGAGGGCTCCGACGTGGTGGTCATCACCGCCGGCCTGCCGCGCAAGCCGGGCATGAGCCGGATGGACCTGCTCGCCACGAACGCCAAGATCGTACGTGTGGTGTCCGAGAGCGTGGCCAAGTTCGCCCCGAACGCGGTGGTCATCGTCGTCTCGAACCCGCTGGACGAGATGACCGCGATGGCGCAGCTCGCCACCCAGTTCCCGAAGAACCGGGTGCTCGGCCAGGCCGGCATGCTGGACACCGCCCGGTTCACCACCTTCGTGGCCGAGGAGCTCGGCGTACCGGTGGCCTCGGTGAAGACCCTCACGCTCGGCTCGCACGGCGACACCATGGTTCCGGTCCCGTCGCGCAGCACTGTCGACGGCAAGCCGCTGCGCGAGGTGCTCTCGGACGCCAAGATCGAGGAGCTGGTGGTCCGTACCCGTAACGGTGGCGCCGAGGTGGTCGCGCTGCTCAAGACCGGTTCGGCGTACTACGCCCCGTCCGCCGCCGCAGCCCGGATGGCGAAGGCCGTCGCGACCGACTCCGGCGAGGTCATGCCGGTCTGCGCCTGGGTCGACGGCGACTACGGCATCTCCGGGGTCTACCTCGGCGTCGAGGCCGAGCTGGGCCGCGAGGGTGTCCGCCGGATCGTCACCACCGACTTGGACGCCGACGAGCTGGCCAGCCTCAAGGCCGCGGCCGAGGCGGTCCGGGCCAAGCAGGGCGACATCGCGAACCTCTGATCGAGCTTTCGCCCGCGCGGGCGGAGGTGATCACCGGAAAAGAGTGGCTGTCCGACCCTGGGCTGCCACTCTTTCCGTGTATCGGGGGAAATGGCGGTGGGCCGAGGTAGGCCGGGCGTGCGGCATCAGGCAGAGCCAGTACGCTCGTACTGCTTGAGCATGAGTCCCCCGAGAGGAGCGCCCGGCCGATGGCGAAGATCAAGGTAACCAACCCGGTCGTAGAGCTCGACGGCGACGAGATGACCCGGATCATCTGGAAGCAGATCCGGGAGCAGCTGATCCTGCCCTACCTCGACGTCGACCTGCACTACTACGATCTGTCGATCCAGTACCGCGACGAGACCGACGACCAGGTCACCGTTGACGCGGCCAACGCCATCAAGACCCACGGCGTCGGCGTGAAGTGCGCGACCATCACCCCGGACGAGGCCCGGGTCGAGGAGTTCGGCCTCAAGAAGATGTGGCGCTCGCCGAACGGCACCATCCGCAACATCCTCGGCGGCGTCGTCTTCCGTGAGCCGATCATCATGTCCAACGTGCCGCGCCTGGTGCCCGGTTGGACCAAGCCGATCATCATCGGCCGGCACGCGCACGGCGACCAGTACAAGGCGACCGACTTCGTGGTCCCCGGACCGGGCACGGTGACCATCACCTACACTCCGGCCGACGGCAGCGCGCCGGTCGAGATGGAGATCGCCAAGTTCCCCGGCGGCGGCATCGCGATGGGCATGTACAACTTCGACGAGTCGATCCGCGACTTCGCCCGCGCCTCCCTGCGGTACGGCCTGGACCGCAACTACCCGGTCTACCTGTCGACCAAGAACACGATCCTGAAGGCGTACGACGGCCGGTTCAAGGACATCTTCGCCGAGGTCTTCGAGGCCGAGTTCAAGGCCGACTTCGACGCCGCCGGGATCACCTACGAGCACCGGCTGATCGACGACATGGTCGCCGCCGCGCTCAAGTGGGAGGGCGGCTTCGTCTGGGCCGCCAAGAACTACGACGGTGACGTGCAGTCGGACACCGTCGCGCAGGGCTTCGGCTCGCTGGGCCTGATGACCTCGGTGCTGATGACCCCGGACGGCCGTACGGTCGAGGCCGAGGCGGCACACGGCACGGTCACCCGGCACTACCGGCAGTGGCAGAAGGGCGAGAAGACGTCGACCAACCCGATCGCGTCGATCTTCGCCTGGACCCGTGGGCTGGCGCACCGGGGCAAGCTCGACGGCACCCCGGCGGTCACCGAGTTCGCCGAGAAGCTGGAGCAGGTCTGCGTGGAGACGGTCGAGGGCGGTCAGATGACCAAGGACCTCGCCCTGCTCATCTCGCGGGACGCCCCGTGGCTCAGCACGGACGAGTTCATGGCCGCGCTGGACGAGAACCTGGCGAAGAAGCTCGGCGCCTGATTCTCGAATTTCGACCGCGTTTCCGAGAGCCCGCCGGCAGGCCGCCGGCGGGCTCTCGCGTACCCGTGGGTAGCGGCCGTCGGCCGGGTCGGCGTGATATCGACGTACGCCAAGATCGAACTGGTGGCCCCGTTACCGGCGCCGGCCCGCGCTCGTTGACCAGGGTGGACGTGATGCCAGTCGCGTCCAGGAGGACCAGCCACTCGATGTCGCCGGAAACGGCGCCGGTCGGGCAGCCCTCCCGGCTGTTGCGCACAGCCAGCCGTCCCTTCCCTGCGGGGGGCCCTGTCCCGGGCCCCCCGCACCCTCTTTCTCCGCTTTCGCTCCCGGCTAGCCGGCGGCCTGGCGCAGCCGCTCAGCCGCCTGTTCCGGCCGGATGTCGTTGACGAACACGCCCATCGCCGACTCCGAACCGGCCAGGTACTTCAACTTGTCCGCCGCCCGCCGGATACTGAACAACCGCAGGTGCAGGTGACTGCGCTCCCGGCCCTCGCGCACCGGCGCCTGGTGCCAGGCCGAGATGTACGGCATCGGCATGTCGAACAGCCGGTCGAATCGGCCCAGCAGATCCAGGTAGAGCGGCCCGAAGGCGTCCCGTTCCGCCTCGTCCAACGCCGGAATGTCGGGCACCGCCCGGTGCGGAGCCAGGTGCACCTCGAACGGCCAGCGCGCGGCCGCCGGCACGTACGCGGTCCAGTGCTCGTTCGCGGCCACCACCCGGTCCCCGGCCGTACGCTCGGCGGCGAGCACGTCCGCGTACAGGTTGCGGCCGCCGGTCCGCTCGGCGTGCCGGCCGGCGGCGGCCAGCAGCGCCCGCGTCCGGGGCGGCAGGAACGGGTACGCGTAGATCTGCCCGTGCGGGTGCTGGAGCGTGACGCCGATCTCCTCACCCCGGTTCTCGAACGGGAACACCTGCTCGACCCCGGGCAGCGCGGACAGTGCCGTGGTCCGATCCGCCAACGCCTCCAGTACGGTCCGCACCCGTCGCGGCGACAGGCTGGCGAACGACGTGTTGTGGTCGGCGGTGAAGCAGACCACCTCGCACCGCCCCACCCCCGGACGGGTCGGAGTGAACGGGGTCAGCTCACCCGCCGGCTCGCCCTCCCGGCTGCTGAACGACGGGAACCGATTCTCGAACACCGCCACGTCATAGTCGTACGCCGGAATCTCGGTGGAGTGCGTCGGCGTCGACGGGCAGAGCGGGCACTCCTCGGCACTGGGCAGAAAGATCCGCGTCTGCCGGTGCGCCGCCACCGCCACCCACTCGTCCACCAACGCGTCATACCGCAACTCCGAAGCCGCCGGCAACGGAGGCAACCCCCGCCGATCCACCTCCCCCCGCTCCCCGCCGCCGTCCCCGCCCCCGCCCGCGCCCGCGCCCTCGCGCTCGTCGAAGTAGACCAACTCCCGCCCATCCGCCAGCCTGATCTCTCTCCGCCTCATCCCACTCCCACCCATCCCACGTCCCACCTCACTAACGATCAACAAATGCCACCCCCCTCCCCCCCTCCCCCCACCCCCCGTCACCGCGCCGATCTTGCACTTCCGGTCGTACACAAACCCGAACAAGCACCCCAAATCGGGGCACCACAACTGCAAGATCGCGACAAACCCCGTGACCACGCAGCAGGGGGATACGCGATCTAGGGCAAATACAGGTGATCGGAGATCAACTCACCTGTATTTGCCCTAGATCGGCGCGACTAGGAGCTGTCGCACGTGGGTTTGGAGGGTTTTGTGGGCGGGGGTGGGGAGGGCGGTGTTGGTGATGAGGGTGTGGGCGGCGGACAGGGGGGCTATGGAGGAGATGCCTACGGTGTTCCACTTGGTGTGGTCGGCCAGGACGACCAGGCGTTCCGCGGAGGCGATCAGGGCTCGGTTGGTTTCCGCCTCGGTGAGGTTCGGGGTGGTGTAACCGGCCCGGACGCTCATTCCGTGCACGCCGAGGAAGACCAGGTCCAGGTGCAGGGTACGGATGGCGGCCACCGCCACCGGCCCGACCAACGCGTCCGACGGGGTACGGATCCCGCCGGTGAGCACGACCGTCTGGTCCGGCCGACCGGCCCGGTGGAAGACCTCCGCCACCGGGATCGAGTTCGTCACCACGGTCAGTCCGGCGGTGTCCACCAGCCGGTGGGCCAGGGCGGCGGTTGTGGTGCCGGCCGAAAGGGCCACCGCCATGCCGGGCAGGACCAGGTGTGCGGCCGTGGCGGCGATGGCCGCCTTCTCGGCGAGTTGGCGGGCCGACTTGGCGGCGAAGCCCGGTTCGTCGGTCGAGCCCGACTCGGCGGCCGTCGCGCCGCCGTGCACCTTTGCCAGCAGACCCCGTTCGGCGAGCAGGTCCAGGTCGCGGCGGATGGTCATGTCGGACACCCCGAACTCGCCGGCCAGGTCGGTCACCCGTACCCCGCCGGTGCTGCGTACCCGGTCCACGATCGCGGCCTGCCGCTGTTGGGCGAGCATCAGCCGATCCTCCCGCAGTCGCACTTAATCCAACAGATACGAACATTACCGCGCGCGGAGGAGGAGGCTCCGGCGGGCTCCCGGACGTCGTGAAGCTTGCGGCTTTCGGTCGTTCCTCAGGACGTCCCGGCCATTCAGGACGTCCTGAGGAACGGCGCCGGAACACCTCAAGTTGCTGCTGAAAAGCCTGGTCGGTAAGGGGCAGACATAGACGGTGCTACTCCCTATGGTCGGTAGGCATCAGCACGTCTTAAACGGAGGTCTGGTCGTGAACGAAGAGCTGCGGGTGGCAATGGCGGAGCAGGGGCTGAGCTGCCAGATGGTGGCCGAGAAGGTCGGTGTCGACGTGAAGACGGTGGGACGCTGGCTGTCGCCGGGGCGGATTCCGCACAACCGGCACCGCATCGTCGCGGCCAAACTCCTCCGGCGGGAGATTCTTGACCTCTGGCCGGACCAGGGCCGGCGGCGTGACGTCCCGTGGTTCCGGCCCTGGCGCGAGGCGGAAGCGCAGTCGGCCGCACTCCGGAGCTTCGAGGCGAGCGTCATTCCGGGCCTGCTCCAGACCGAGGCGTACGCCCGCGCGGTGCTGGCCAGCGGCCCGATCGCCGCCGAAGACGTGGAGCGGTTCGTCAAGGTACGGATGGAACGGCAGAAGGCGGTGTTCGACCGGCCCCGGCCGCCGCTCGCCGTCTTCGTGGTGGACGAGGCGGCACTGCGACGAGGCGATCCCGACCTAATGAACGAGCAGCTTGATCACCTGGTCGAGATGGCCAGCCGGCCGAACCTGTTCGTGCACATCATTCCGTTCAGCGCCGGACTCTATCCGGGGCAGGCCGGATCATTCGTCATCGGCAGCGTCGAAGGCTCCCGCGATGTCTCGTACCTGGACAACCAGTTGGCCGGTCAGCTCGCGACCGAACCGAACGAACTGGCCGTGCTGGTACGGGTCTGGGATGCTGTTCGCGGGCACACGCTGCCCCGCGACCAATCGATCGAGTTGATGAAGGCCAGGCCATGGATGAAGCGATGATCAGCCCTCACTGGCGCACCAGCACGCGCAGCAGCTCGAACGGCGGCAACTGCGTGGAGGTTGCCGACAACCTTCCCGGCCGGGTGCTGGTCCGGGACACCAAGGACCGCGACGGCGGCACGCTCAGCTTCGGTCCGGACGCCTGGCACGCCTTCGTGGAGCTGACGAAGCGTCACTGAACCTTCCCGCGTACGCCCTCGTGTCGTCCCGACGGACGGCACGAGGGCGTTGCCGACTCAACGAGCGGCAACCCGTACCCGATGGCTTTTGTTGTCGGAGAGGAACGCGGCCAGTTCCCGGGCCTGTTCGGCGACGGCGGTGCGGTCGGCCCGGGAGAGGCTGCCCAACGGGGCCACCGCAGCCGGCAGTCCGGCGAGGCCGGACCAGGCGCGCAGGTCGGCGGTTGCCGCCGGACCGTACGCGGCCAGATAGCGCCGTACCAGCGCCTGGCCGACCGGATCGGTGCCCTCCGGGCTCGGCGGGTCGATCTCGCGACCGAGCCAGGACGATAGCGGGAGATAACGCGCCCCCGCCCTGGTACGCCACAGCCCGCGCGGCGGCAGCTGCACCACCGGGACGAGGGCGGCGATCAGCATCTCGCCCAGTGCCCGTGGGCCCGCCGTCGGCCAGCGGTCGGCGAGCGCCCGCGCGAGCTCGGCCATCGAACGGGGCTGGTCGTCGGCCAGCACCGCCCGCCCGGCCGCCGCGAGCTCGTCGAGGTCTGTCCCGTCGAGCTCGCGGCGGTAGACGCCGAGCACCCGTTGCCGCAACATGGCGTCGTGACGGGCCCGCCAGGCCAGGACGTCGTCGGCGGTGAGCAGGTGGACGGTGCGGCGCATCAGGTGGACCCGTACCACGCGTCGCCCGGTCAGCAGGTCCGAGAGCACCGCCGGGTCGAAGGCGCGCAGCCGCGACCAGAGCCCGACGTACGGTTCCTGTGGTTCCTGCGCCTGTAGGCCGCCGAGGTGCGCGACGGCGTCGAGGACCGGCAGGTCGGCGCGATCGAGCAGCAGCTGCCGGGCCAGCGTCGCGCGGTTGAGCGCCCGAGTGTCCAGTACCGCCACCGTCACCGGATCACGCCTCGGCGGGCTCGTCGGCCGATCGCCGACCCTGTGCGTCAAGCGTCTCGCGCAGGATGTCCGCGTGCCCGGCGTGCTGGGCGGTCTCGGCGATCACGTGCAGCAGCACCCGCCGTACGCTGTGCACCGCTCCCGGTTCGTGCCAGGGCGCCTCCGGTAGCGGATGGGTCGCCGACAGGTCGGGTACGGCGGCGATGATCTCCTCGCTCCGGGCGGCGACCCGCTCGTAGCGCGTGATGATCTCGGCCAGCGTCTCACCGGGCAGCATCCGGAAGTTGTTCTGGTGGTCGATCGCCCACTGCGGGAACTCGCGTGCGGTACCGGCGGTGAAATCGGCCCAGGTGACACCGTCGGGCAGGTCGTAGGGCAGCGCCGAGGGGCCCTCGACCACGAAGCGCAGCCACCCTTCCTCGATCGACGCGACGTGCTTTACCAGCCCGCCCAGGCACAGCGCGCTGACCGTCGGCCGCTCGCCGGCCTGTTCGTCGCCGAGCCCGAGGATCGACTTGGTCAGGGCCGATCGTGCATTGGCGAGCTCGGCGAGCAGCTCGGTCCGCTCGGGATCGAGACCTGAGACGGGTGTGGTCATGGTGATCTGGTCCTTCCGGTCGTACTCGTCATCGCGGTTTGGCGCCGGCCAGGTGAACGAGCGGCTGTCCGGTGCAGGGAAACCCTCGCAGCCGAAGCGGACAGGTTGTGGCCGCTTCTCCTGGCAGTATCGGAGCCGTGCCGAAGACATCAGCGCGACTGCTGGCGCTGCTCTCGCTGCTCCAGGCGCGCCGGGACTGGCCGGGGGCGCTGCTGGCCGAGCGGCTGGACGTCAGCCCGCGGACCGTACGCCGCGACGTCGACCGCCTGCGTGAGCTCGGGTATCCCATCCTGGCCAGCAAGGGCCCCGACGGGGGATACCGGCTCGACGCCGGCACGCGGCTGCCGCCGTTGCTGTTCGACGACGAGCAGGCCGTCGCCATCGCCGTCGCGCTCCAGATCGCCACCACCTCCGGTGCCGGCATCGAGGACGCCGCGACCCGCGCGCTGAACACCGTCCGGCAGGTCATGCCCGCACGGCTGCGCCACCGCATCGACACCCTCCGGGTCACCGCCGTCGAGCGGCCGGCGATCCGACCGAGGCCACAGGCCGACAGTGGTGTGCTGATGGTGGTCAGCACCGCCGTCCACGCCCGCGAGGTGCTGCGCTTCGACTACACCGCCACAGCCCCACCGGGACCCGGCGACGACCCCGCCGCCACCACGTTGCGCCGGGTGCAGCCCCACCACCTCGTCACCTGGGGTGGGCGCTGGTACCTCGTCGCCTGGGACCTCGACCGGGACGACTGGCGTATCTTCCGCGCCGACCGGATCATCCCGCGCACCCCGACGGGCCCGCGCTTCACCCCGCGTGAGCTGCCGGGAGGGGACGTTGCCACCTTCGTGACCAGGAGGTTCCAGGGCTCCGACGGCTCCGGTGGCTGGCCCTGCCGGGGCGAGGTGATTCTCCACCTTCCGGCCGCCGTCGTCTCCCGCTACAGCCGCGAGGGAATTGTCGAGGAACTCGGCCCGGACCGCTGCCGGCTGGTCCTGGAATCGTGGTCATGGCCGGGCCTGGCCGCCGCCATCGGCAGGTTCGACGCCGACATCGAGGTGATCGGGCCGACCGAACTCAGAGCGGCCTTCGCCAACCTGGCTCGCCGGTACGCCAACGCGGCGACCGACGGACCGTCGGGCACCTGAGATCCGTACCGGCGGCGGTTTCCGTCAGGCCGGTTGCAGTCTCGGCTCGACCCAGCCGGTCTCGGTCAGGTGCACCAGCACCGCCGCGACCGCCTGGTCGATCGTCATCTGACTGGTGTCCAGCACCAGATCGGCGTCGGTCGGCTCCTCGTACGGGTCGTCGATGCCGGTCATGCCGGTGATCAGACCGGCGCGGGCGCGGGCGTACAGGCCCTTGCGGTCGCGTTGCTCGCACACCTCCAGCGGGGTGGCGACGTGGACCAGCAGGAACCCGGCCCCGGCCGCCTGGGCCATCTGCCGGGCGGTCGCCCGTGCCTGGGCGTACGGCGCGATCGGGCAGCAGATCGCCAGGCCCCGGTGCCGGGCCACCTCCGCCGCCACCCAACCGATCCGGCGTACGTTCAGGTCCCGGTCGGCCTTGCTGAAGCTCAGCCCGGCGGACAGTTCCCGGCGTACGACATCCCCGTCGAGCAGGGTGACGGTCCGGTCGCCGCTTTCCCGCAGCGCGTCGGTGAGCCCCCGCGCGACGGTCGACTTGCCGGAGCCGGACAGCCCGGTGAAGAAGACCACCAGCCCCCGGTGCCGGCGCGGCGGCCGGGCGCGGGCCAACTCGCGGGCCACCGCCGGTGGGGTGTGCCACTCGGGCAGCGGGAAGCCCCGGTCCAGCAGGTCGTCGATCTCGTCCGGGCGCAGGGCCAGCCGCCGGTTGCGCGGCGGGATGTCGTCGCGCCACCGCCACTGCCCGTCCCGGTTGTCGTAGGCCAGCTCGCGGGGGACCAGCACCCGCAGACCGGGGCCGGCGAGCATGTCGCCGGTGGAGAGCAGGTGGGTCACCCCGTACGCGGCGGCGACCCGGGCCCGCAGCAGGGCGTCGCGGATCTCGTCGCCCCGACCGGCCATCGGAATGGCGACCAGGGTGGCCGGGGGCATCCGGTCGCGGGCCGCGAAGACGCTGCGGACCAGCACCTCCGGTGGTAGCCCGTCCGGGTTGGTGTCGGTGACCGGGATCAGCACCAGCAGGTGCGCGGCGAGCGTACGGGCGGCGTGCGCGATCTGCGCCAGCTGGGGGCGGTGCAGCGGCCGGTCGGTGATCACCCCGAGCACCCGGCCGGGCGGCAGCAACTCGCGCACCTCGCTCGGGGCCCGGCGCAGCCGCTGGAACGGGCCGTGTCCGCCGTCGCCGAGCGGGCGCACCGCGCCGCCGACGCCGTGGAACCCGTCGCGGGTCGGCCAGAGGTCGGTGACCTCCAGCAACGCCAGGGGCGCGTCCTCCAGGTCGGTCAGCACCAGGACCCGCCGCAACGGGTTGGCGAGATCCAGCCCCCCGGCCACGCTCGCCGGCACCTGGAGGGTCACCGGCACCGGCCACGGCGTGCCGTCGGCGAGCCGTCCGCGCCGGGCCAGAGCGGCCAGGTCGGCCCGCCCCAGGAACCCGCCCAGCGGCGCGTAGGCCCCACTGAGCAGCAGCTCCAGATCGGCCAGCTCGTGCGGACGCGGCGTGTACGCCGGCGCGTCCCGCAGCACCTCGTCGGGTAGCACCCACCCGTTGCTCATCGAACCCTCCACTACCCGGCCGGCACACAGTTTCTCAGCCGGGCGCCCATCGGTCGAGAGCGCCACCCACTCCGGCTCGACCGAAGATCGCCGAACCCCTAGTGGCCGGCGGGTCCTTTACCGGGGAAGGGCCAGGGTGATGCGGGGCCTCCGAGCTTCCCGATCGGGCCTACGCTGGGCCGCGTGACACTGATCGCGACCCAGTCGCTCACCAAAACGTACGGCAACCGGGTGACCGCGCTCGCCGATCTGACGGTCGCGGTCGAGCCGGGCGTCATCGGGCTGGTCGGTGCCAACGGCGCCGGGAAGTCCACCTTTATCAAGATCATGCTCGGTCTGCTCGCCCCGACCTCCGGTCAGGTACGGGTGCTGGGTCTCGATCCGACCACGGAGAGCCAGGCGGTCCGGGCCCGGGTCGGCTACATGCCGGAACACGACTCGTTGCCGCCGGACCTGTCGGCCGCCGAGTTCGTCACCCACCTGGGCCGGATCAGTGGCCTGCCGCGTACGGTCGCCCGCGAGCGGGCCTCGGAGGCGCTGCGGCACGTCGGCCTCTACGAGGAGCGCTACCGGCAGATCGGCGGCTACTCGACCGGCATGAAGCAGCGGGTGAAGCTGGCCCAGGCGCTGGTGCACGACCCCGACCTGCTGCTGCTCGACGAGCCGACGAACGGGCTCGACCCGGCCGGGCGGGACGCCATGCTCGGTCTGATCCACCGGATCGGCACCGAGTTCGGCATCTCGGTGCTGGTCTGTTCGCACCTGCTGGGCGAGGTCGAGCGGATCTGCGACACCCTGGTCGCGATCGACGGCGGACGACTGCTCCGCTCGGACCACATCGCCGCGATGACCACCGCTATCGACGTACTCGCGGTCGAGGTCAGCGAGGGCACCGAGCAGCTCGCGGCCCGGCTCGCCGAACTCGACCTGCCGGTGGCCCGCGAGGACCGGATGCTGCTGGTCCGGCTCGACGACGACCGCACCTACGACCTGATCCTGACCGCCGTCGCCGAACTGGACCTGCCGCTGCACCGGCTGGACCAGCGCCGGCACCGCGTCGCCGAGCTTTTCGCCACCCGGGAGACGACCAATGCCCACGCCTGAACCGAGAAGCGCCCCCGGCGGGGTCATCCATGACATCGGCTATCAGCGCTACGACGGGCCGAGGCTGGGCCGGCGGCACATTGTCGGCGCGCTCTACGTGCACAGCCTGCGTACCGCCTTCGGCTTCGGCCGCAGCGCCAAGGCGAAGGTCTTCCCGTGGCTGATCATGGGCGTGGTCGGGGTGGTCGCGGTGGTGCTCACCGCGATCCAGGTGCAGACCGGCGTGGCGGCCCTCGCCTACACCGAGTTCCCCGAGGTGCTCAGCATCCTGATCATCTTCTTCTGCGCGGCGGTCGCGCCCGAACTGGTCAGCCGTGACCTACAGACCGGGGTGCTGCCGCTCTACTTCGCCCGCCCGCTGGAGCGCGCCGACTACGCGATCGCGAAGCTGACCGCCCTGATCACGGCGACGTTCCTGCTGCTCGCCGTACCGCTGACGGTGATGTTCGCCGGTGCCGCCTTCTCCGCCGACAACCTCGGCGGGGTGTGGCGGGAGCTCGGCGACTACCTGCCCGGTATCGCCTACGCGGCGCTGCACGCGGTGGTCTTCTCCGCGGTCGCGGTCCTGGTCGCGGCGCTGGTGAAGCGCCGGGCGGTCGCGGCCGCCGCGGTGGTGGCGGCCTTCATGGTGACCCTTCCGGTCGCCGGGGTCCTGCTGGTCCTGCCGTACGAGACCAGCACGCAACTGTCCGGCCTGGTCAACCCGGCCAGCCTGGTCGGCGGGGTCGGCGACTGGCTGTTCGAATCGTCCGGCGAGATGAGTATCGGCGGTTGGGGTCCCCTCTACGGCGTGGTCACCATCGCCCTGGTCGCGGCCTGTGTCGCCCTGCTGTTCGCCCGCTACCGGAAGGTTGCCCGCTCATGACCGACCTGGAACTGAGCGGGGTGTCCCGCTGGTACGGCAACGTCGTCGCCGTCAACGACGTGACGATGACCCTCGGCGCCGGGGTGACCGGTCTGCTCGGCCCGAACGGCGCCGGCAAGACCACCCTGCTGCACATGATGGCCGGCTTCCTGGCCCCGTCCCGTGGTGCGGTCACCCTCGGCGGCGAGCCGACCTGGCGCAACCCCGGCGTGTACCGCCG is a window of Micromonospora sp. NBC_01699 DNA encoding:
- a CDS encoding ABC transporter ATP-binding protein, which encodes MTLIATQSLTKTYGNRVTALADLTVAVEPGVIGLVGANGAGKSTFIKIMLGLLAPTSGQVRVLGLDPTTESQAVRARVGYMPEHDSLPPDLSAAEFVTHLGRISGLPRTVARERASEALRHVGLYEERYRQIGGYSTGMKQRVKLAQALVHDPDLLLLDEPTNGLDPAGRDAMLGLIHRIGTEFGISVLVCSHLLGEVERICDTLVAIDGGRLLRSDHIAAMTTAIDVLAVEVSEGTEQLAARLAELDLPVAREDRMLLVRLDDDRTYDLILTAVAELDLPLHRLDQRRHRVAELFATRETTNAHA
- the cysC gene encoding adenylyl-sulfate kinase, with translation MSNGWVLPDEVLRDAPAYTPRPHELADLELLLSGAYAPLGGFLGRADLAALARRGRLADGTPWPVPVTLQVPASVAGGLDLANPLRRVLVLTDLEDAPLALLEVTDLWPTRDGFHGVGGAVRPLGDGGHGPFQRLRRAPSEVRELLPPGRVLGVITDRPLHRPQLAQIAHAARTLAAHLLVLIPVTDTNPDGLPPEVLVRSVFAARDRMPPATLVAIPMAGRGDEIRDALLRARVAAAYGVTHLLSTGDMLAGPGLRVLVPRELAYDNRDGQWRWRDDIPPRNRRLALRPDEIDDLLDRGFPLPEWHTPPAVARELARARPPRRHRGLVVFFTGLSGSGKSTVARGLTDALRESGDRTVTLLDGDVVRRELSAGLSFSKADRDLNVRRIGWVAAEVARHRGLAICCPIAPYAQARATARQMAQAAGAGFLLVHVATPLEVCEQRDRKGLYARARAGLITGMTGIDDPYEEPTDADLVLDTSQMTIDQAVAAVLVHLTETGWVEPRLQPA
- a CDS encoding ABC transporter permease, translated to MPTPEPRSAPGGVIHDIGYQRYDGPRLGRRHIVGALYVHSLRTAFGFGRSAKAKVFPWLIMGVVGVVAVVLTAIQVQTGVAALAYTEFPEVLSILIIFFCAAVAPELVSRDLQTGVLPLYFARPLERADYAIAKLTALITATFLLLAVPLTVMFAGAAFSADNLGGVWRELGDYLPGIAYAALHAVVFSAVAVLVAALVKRRAVAAAAVVAAFMVTLPVAGVLLVLPYETSTQLSGLVNPASLVGGVGDWLFESSGEMSIGGWGPLYGVVTIALVAACVALLFARYRKVARS